AGCTACTAACTCTTTgaattgaagatttaaaaatcctGAAAAAAGGAGTGATCCTGTTTTCCTTCACACCCGTTATAGTTTAGCACACATGTCTTGATCCAGCGCAATCCACAACTTCTATCTCCATCCTTACTAGAGTTGACCCCTCACCTTCTCCTGAAGACGTTCCAACATAGCAGCTAAATGCGCCTCTCGGTTCTCCTTGTTGGACTCCATTCTCTGTATCAGCCTCTCCTTGGCAGTTTTGATGAAATTGTTGTTCTCCTCAATAGCTTTCTGGATGACCTCCCGTTCGTGTTCCCGTTTTCCTGCCAAATGCTTCAGGAGTTCTGCTTCCTGGTACTGTACCCATAGAATAATACGAGAATGATGTACATACATAGGGTGCATTGACTGAAGGACAATGCAGCAGATCCTAGGTTAGAGACAGTAGGCTCCAAATAAATTTCAGCTAATAAAATCTATGCTTTACCAGGCTGTTTTGCATTGATGACAAGATTGGATCTGATGACTTGATAAAGAAAGAAATTCCAACCCCTAAATGATACAACGTGTAAAAAGTCAAAAATCAGTATTGGGTTTCAGTAGTCTGTTTGCTGGGTGTGTGAGAGTTGGCTAAATTCTGCACTTTTGTCGCTTGCCCTTGCCCAAAAACAAAATTggggataataattaataataataataatttattagatttgtatgccgcccctctctgaagactcagggatgTTTATTGGTAAGAGCTTTGCAACAATAGATGAACACAAATATCAATATTTACcaaattttttggagtataacacacacctttttcctccctacaaGAGGttgaaatttgggtgcgtcttatactctgagtgtagcttttttgaagctatatttttcagccctaactaggtgctaacgatgttcccagctcttaccttgcaggttctttcattgttactctctgcaaataatgttttccaagccctaagtctttgcaggttttttttttcattgctctacttgctctgaatgtttcctttcagccttaaccaggtgaatgatgttcccagctcttactggcttgcaagctctttcattgttactctctctgaataaggttttttttaagccctaatgttctgaagctgaccagactaaggatgctagccagatgaatatctagtaagcagattcttttccttattttcctccccaaaaactaaggtgtgtcttatactccggtgcgtcttatactctgaaaaatacggtatgtgtgAAGTATGCTTTATTCCTTGTATAAGAAACTTTATATTTTATCTGGTTTAAAATTGGGAATGGATGGCATTATTCCCAAATGTTATgttatttccttcttttccttttctagaATCTTTTGTCCAACCTGACTATGGTAGTTTAGGATTATGCGAACTATAGTGCAACAGTACATCGCTAAATTGATGAATGGCTAAGGAGACGGATTTCCAATACAGGGATTTGTTGTCAGCACAGGGacttgttgtcagcacattcaactttgtacagaacaaagtatccagtgagaatatttcgttcattcagatctaggatgtgttatttgagtgttccctttattattatttttttgaacagtatatttcctgaagtacctcatgatacgaaccccttgtcttacgaacaacccgggatacgaacctggggttcagaaaatttttgccccccggctgttttaaaaggtgacagccaggtggcggggcttcccagcggcctccagaacgccgaacccagaagtttggcaaaagttcgggttcgggaggccgccgggaagccccgccgcctggctgacaccttttaaaacagccggggggcttctcggcggcctcccgaacgccgaacccggaagttcaggtttggcgttcgggttcaggaggatgctgggaagcacccccggttgtttcaaaaggtgacaactGGGCAGCggcggttttttgctttttttgttgttgttgttgcacggattaatagattttacattgtttcctatgggaaacaatgtttcgtcttacgaacttttcgtcttacgaacctccccctggaaccaattaggttcgtaagacgaggtattactgtatttccaaaAGGAAAGAAGTGGATGAGATCACTTCTTAAGATCAAGGAGATGGAAAAGATTTAACTGAGGATCTAAGAGAAAAGCTGAGCCAAGAAAaagaattcattcatttattttccctACAGTTGCCGTCCGGAAGCTATTTGTGACTAGTATCAAGGTCAGGCAGGAACAAGGATGAATGAATGATGCCTCCTAATGGGTTATCAATAATTTGTAAGCAGGAAAGTGCTGCCAATTTCCTTCTTCCTGAGATCAGCCTATTTGCTAGAACTGCTTTATAAGCAGGTGAACAGCTAGCTAACATTTTGCTTGAATTCCTTTCCTCCTCGCTGTTCACAGAACAAGGGGGAAATGGCTCCCTTCTATACATTTATGTTAAGCACATGCCTAAGACTTCAATATTATGCTTATTTACAagactgtattttattgtatgtTATGAAGAAATAGAATTATTTCTTTTACACTTCACCCACAAATGACATTCCTTTGAATTAGACATGATTTTcttctattgttttattattttaatgaatattgaaataataaaacaaggcaAGTGTCATTTAATATTTCCCAACTCAATGGGGATATTTAGCCAAATGGGACTATAGGAGAACTAATGTGCTGTAAGTGCTGAGCTGGAGAGCTCAAGGTGCTGAACTAGGAGCAAGGAAATCTAGAGTCAAGGCCATAAGTCAAGTCCATAAAGAGCCAGGgtagtgcaatggttagagtgcagcactacaggctacttcaactaactgctagctgtagttcagcagttcaaatctcaccaatggCTCCAGGtcttgttttcattcctgctccctctgaaattatgaatttagtggtccctaaaGTACAAAACGTGTACTAAATGATTCTGGGCAGTTTGCAATAAAACAGGCTTCTGTTGACATTTCCCAGCACCTGGGAACAAACTGGCTCAGTTCACATATTGGCCTATAAAGTATATAAAGAgtagagagctggggtggcacagtggttagagggcagcactgcaggctacttcagttcaaaactcaccaccagctcaaggttgactcagccttccatccttccaaagtgggtaaaatgaggacccagattgttgggggcaataggctgattctttaaaccacttagagagggctgtaaaagcactatgaagcggtatataagtctaaatattatTGCAACAATCAAccccagtaaaataatatagatttagtaaagttttatcgcctttgttattaaagttttagttttaattattcattttatttattcatgatggcataaatgtttcatttatttacgttatacttttttcttaacttttttcatcttccttttcattgtaaaaacaTTGGTCACCTTATATACAGGTACAAACTATTTCTCACCTTACGCCGTTCCTCGGCAGCTTCTAGCTTCTTCTGGATCTCCTCCAATGAGGGGTCCCGCCGTCGGGGCAGGGAGGCGTTGAATTCAGGGATTCCATCGAAGGATGGTGGCTTGAGGATGACCTCGAAGGACTGTCCTGAGGTGCGCTTGTTGAGTTCAATGACCTCCATGTCAGATATGACACACCAGGTCAGGTCTACAGTATCTACTAAACAAAAGGGGGAGAAAAGCTGAAGAATAAGGATGCCAAGAAGCAGTTTAAACTAACAATGTGCAGAATTACTCTAGGCACAGGGAAAACCACTGGAAATCTCTATCTCGCAGGCAGTGAAATGTTCCCATTTGCCGGTGGTCCCGGTGTGCTCCCAGTGACCGGCATGGGTGTCCAGCATGTGTGTATATGccggcatgagattcagcttctgcacacgcacaggaagtgaaatcttgcacgaggatgctCACATGtgcgagatttcaccgattttcagctatttctttacttccgcgcatgagcaggagcaaaaaaattctgaaaatcggcaaaatctcacactCGCGAGCGtgctcatgcaagatttcacttcctgtgcatgtgcagaagctgaatctcacgctGGCACATACACACATGCTGGACACCCATGCCGGTCACTGGGAGCACACCGAATATCATGCGTGCACATGTCAGGACTGTGGAGATGCAAtggcatctccatttttcctaccaggGTGGCATATCGGAccgtccatgcagcagcccactactgctcTCAGGGGATATGAAGTTTCCCCTGCAAcattgattccacagggccggggccaccacaaagaaggctcttcccctgggtcccatcaaacattgttttgtcgaggggacccggagaaggccaactctgtgggacctaattggtttcTGGGATGCCCCGCTGGCATGCGCATAGGTGATTTTTTTGCAAGCTGCGGCGACCGGAGGACCAGTTCTAGAGCATGGACCTCTGGCTATCGTTGCCAGTTTAGTGAGCAGCAACAAATTTGCACAACTGATTCTAAAGAATTGGTCCGAAATGGccacaacccaccactggtgcagACATGATGGGATTCACCAGGAAAGAAGTGGGCATGAAAGGCAAAGATTTCCACGTTTGGAAATCAGTGTGTGGACAATCCCTTCTTTGCCTATTCTTCCAGCAAATGACACTGAGCCAGAGATAGAAATGAAGCagtaacttttttcttcttaaaggCTAAATTCACACAGCTCCAGCAATGGGCAGCCACTAACCTTGCTACCCGGACGGTCCTCAGTTATCGGCACAGACATACACGTTCCTGACACATGCGCACATAtgccccacatgagatttggcttctgtgcatgtgcagcaagccaaatcttgtgagatttcaaatattttcagtgatatttttgcttccgcgcattcgTAGAAGCAAAAACCGGTGAAAATCGACAAAATCTCGTGAGCGCAAGTGAGATTTCGACAATTTTCGTGGGTAGTTTTGATATTTTCTCCGCGCATGTAGAGAAGCAAAACACTGGCGATTTTTGCCGGAAATCTGTCAGTCGTGCCGTTCCCGGGCCATTTCCGCTACTCGGACGGTGTCCCCCCACATGTGGGGAGGAGCCCAAGACTGCACAGCTCACTTTATTGGCTCAGCTAGAAATCTAGCAGCTGCACTAGAGCAACATGAAAGTCAGTTAGTTTGTTTACCTGTTTTtgcacaaccccccaccccaaagtAATAACAGTAGCTTTCTTAGCAAGAATATTAGTTTCCACTGACCTTCGTATTTATACGACGGTTTATTTAAAGGATCTGAGAGAAAGCAGGAACAGAAGAGGGACACCAGGGGgagctctttcattttttctttgtaggctGTGTGAAACAAGAATATTAAAACACAAATTACAAAAAAGGAGGTTTATTAGCAATTTCCCTGGCATTTGTTCCTGGCCTGGGGGTTTGCTCATCTCATGGCAGATATGGAaaagaatgaaggagggagggaagaggaagaggtgtTATCGACTTCGTTTTCAGATGCTGAGTTCTGCTAATGCTTTTATACAAATTCATAATACAGTTGCATTTGAAATGCTGTGTGTTCACATCTGGTGATTGCATCTCAAAAGGAAGTTCTGGGGGAAAGACAGGAA
This genomic window from Erythrolamprus reginae isolate rEryReg1 chromosome 1, rEryReg1.hap1, whole genome shotgun sequence contains:
- the STMN4 gene encoding stathmin-4 isoform X1 translates to MTLAAYKEKMKELPLVSLFCSCFLSDPLNKPSYKYEVDTVDLTWCVISDMEVIELNKRTSGQSFEVILKPPSFDGIPEFNASLPRRRDPSLEEIQKKLEAAEERRKYQEAELLKHLAGKREHEREVIQKAIEENNNFIKTAKERLIQRMESNKENREAHLAAMLERLQEKDKHAEEVRKNKELKEEASR
- the STMN4 gene encoding stathmin-4 isoform X2, with translation MTLAAYKEKMKELPLVSLFCSCFLSDPLNKPSYKYEDTVDLTWCVISDMEVIELNKRTSGQSFEVILKPPSFDGIPEFNASLPRRRDPSLEEIQKKLEAAEERRKYQEAELLKHLAGKREHEREVIQKAIEENNNFIKTAKERLIQRMESNKENREAHLAAMLERLQEKDKHAEEVRKNKELKEEASR